GATTAAAAAATGTATTATTAGATGGTTCTCTAGAAGTTGATAATAATGCTGCGGAAAGAGCAATTAAGCCTTTCGTTATAGGAAGAAAAAATTTCTTATTTGCTAACACTGCTAAGGGTGCAACTGCAAGTAGCAATATTTATAGTATTGTTGAAACTGCCAAGGCTAATAATTTAGTTGTAGAAAGGTACTTAGTCTATCTATTTGATAATCTATCAAAGATAGATATATACGATAGCGAAAGCTTAGAGAATCTTATGCCTTGGAATGATAAGATTCCTGAAAATATGAAAATTAAAGATAAAAAATAAATTAATCCTAGTAAAGCATATTCTTGCCTTACTAGGATATTTTAATACTATTCTTGGAATTATTAAAGGTGCTAAAACTTTGACGCTTACAATTATTTGCAACAAAAAGAGCCAATCAAAATAATTTAACCTCACTTCAATTGACTCTTTTAAATTGAATATTTAATATTAAAAACTTTCTAGAAAATCAACTCTCCTGGTTTATAGCCTTTTGGCAATTCTTCTTCAGTTAAAAATTTAAAATTATCATCACGTAGTATTGGTAAGAATGCTTCATATGGTATTCTAGTAAACTCACAGGCATAATTACTTGCTCCAAACCACTTACCCTCTTTGCTACTCAAATTCAAGTCTCTAGCAAACTTTGTATGATTTGAGCAATCATGAACTGCTAAATCCCAGTTTTCTTCATGGGCTATTTTCATGAATTTCAGAGTTAATTCCCTGCTCCAAATTGGAGAAATATAGCCATGTCTAGAAATATACATGTTTTCCCCATAATAATTATCTATGTTATTCTCATTTAAATGTAATTCTGCACAATTTATAAAATCAAGCTTTGTATCTAAGATTACTTGCTTTTTCTTAAAAAATGCTTCAAAAAACTCAGGAGTCATTGGAGTTTCAATACCTACATTTTTAATGTATTTTTTAGCTATCCCAATATTTTCAATAACTTTGTCTGAACAATTAGAAGCACCTAGGTTAAAACGTATTTCATCAAGACCGGCTTCACCTAATGCTTTCAATGTCTCTTCTGTAGCTAAAATACCATTTGTATATAAATGTTGATGAATTTTGGCATCTCTAAATTTCTTTATAATAGAATAGTATTTTTCAATTTCCATAAAAGGCTCTAAATAAACATAGGAAATACCAGTAGGTTTCTTGTGGATAGAAAGAAGTAGATCTATATCCTTCTCATAAAATTTTGTACCTCCAATTTCCCACATACCTTCTCCAATTGGAGGAATATCATCTAGTTCTCCATA
This window of the Clostridium cochlearium genome carries:
- a CDS encoding radical SAM protein translates to MKISKKDALKWFEFFAILPEDEEVMIKQQEIIYATFAQIEEAIDHRNNTLMSEIKGLKTLENRTFFVGNENKFAKGCRSCLLGTGLSAIRKTNKCNIECKFCYNYGELDDIPPIGEGMWEIGGTKFYEKDIDLLLSIHKKPTGISYVYLEPFMEIEKYYSIIKKFRDAKIHQHLYTNGILATEETLKALGEAGLDEIRFNLGASNCSDKVIENIGIAKKYIKNVGIETPMTPEFFEAFFKKKQVILDTKLDFINCAELHLNENNIDNYYGENMYISRHGYISPIWSRELTLKFMKIAHEENWDLAVHDCSNHTKFARDLNLSSKEGKWFGASNYACEFTRIPYEAFLPILRDDNFKFLTEEELPKGYKPGELIF